One region of Peribacillus simplex genomic DNA includes:
- the flhA gene encoding flagellar biosynthesis protein FlhA codes for MRARDLVVISSVIMIVAMLVIPLPTWLLSILLLLNISLALLVLLTTMNMKEPLEFSIFPSLLLLFTLFRLGLNVSTTRAILTYGDAGGVVETFGSFVVGGNVLVGLVVFIILVIINFIVITKGSERVSEVAARFTLDAMPGKQMAIDADLNAGMISENEARARREKISNEADFYGSMDGASKFVKGDAIAGIIIVIINLIFGMIIGVMQLDMSFGEAAVHFSMLSVGDGIVSQVPALLISTATGIVVTRAASNGNLGADIVEQLFQFPKMLYLTAATIFLLGLFTPISDLFTIPIAALLVVGGYTISRIPKQDEGEIQEMEEMLETDEMKSPESVVNLLSVDPIEFEFGYGLIPLADANQGGDLLDRVVMIRRQLAIELGLVIPVVRIRDNIKLNPNEYRLKIKGSVMAKGELLLNHFLAMSPGMEDDSIEGIDTIEPSFGLPAKWITDEMKEHAEMMGYTVVDPPSVVSTHLTEVIKANAQELLGRQETKQLIDHLHESAPILVEEVTPNPLSIGDVQKVLAKLLKEKVSIRNLPVIFETLADYGKLSTDTDLLTEYVRQNLARQITDSFITDENRIKVITLSGKVEKTIADAVQQTEHGNFLSLDPTLSQSILEAIAAKLEELTLMDHQPILLCSPAVRMYARQLTERYFPNVPILSYNELESNVEVQSVGVVNID; via the coding sequence ATGCGAGCAAGAGATTTAGTTGTTATTTCGAGCGTCATTATGATCGTTGCCATGTTGGTCATTCCATTGCCAACATGGTTGTTAAGTATTTTACTCCTTTTAAATATCTCTCTTGCACTGCTAGTTCTATTGACTACGATGAATATGAAAGAACCTCTCGAATTTTCAATCTTTCCTTCCTTGCTCCTTTTATTTACATTGTTCAGGCTGGGGTTGAACGTTTCGACGACCCGTGCCATTTTGACCTATGGTGATGCTGGTGGAGTTGTAGAAACCTTTGGTTCGTTTGTAGTCGGAGGAAACGTGCTTGTTGGATTAGTTGTATTCATCATTTTGGTCATCATCAATTTCATCGTCATCACGAAAGGATCCGAACGGGTCTCGGAGGTTGCTGCAAGATTTACGCTGGATGCGATGCCAGGGAAACAGATGGCCATTGATGCAGATTTAAATGCTGGGATGATCTCCGAAAACGAAGCACGTGCCAGAAGGGAAAAAATAAGTAACGAAGCAGACTTTTATGGATCCATGGATGGAGCGAGTAAGTTTGTTAAAGGGGACGCCATAGCGGGCATCATCATTGTCATCATTAACTTGATTTTCGGTATGATCATTGGCGTCATGCAATTGGACATGAGCTTTGGAGAGGCAGCCGTCCATTTTTCCATGTTATCGGTTGGTGACGGTATCGTGAGTCAGGTCCCTGCTTTATTGATTTCTACAGCTACGGGAATAGTTGTAACCCGGGCTGCCTCGAATGGAAACCTCGGAGCGGATATTGTTGAACAGTTATTTCAATTTCCCAAAATGCTTTACCTAACAGCAGCAACCATTTTCCTTTTAGGGTTATTCACTCCCATTTCTGACTTATTCACCATTCCGATTGCTGCATTATTAGTCGTTGGAGGGTATACGATTTCAAGGATACCAAAGCAGGACGAAGGTGAAATACAAGAAATGGAAGAAATGTTGGAAACTGATGAAATGAAAAGTCCAGAAAGCGTCGTTAACCTTTTAAGTGTTGACCCGATCGAATTTGAATTTGGATATGGATTGATTCCGCTTGCGGATGCCAATCAAGGGGGAGACCTGCTGGACCGGGTCGTTATGATCCGCAGGCAGCTTGCGATTGAATTGGGGCTCGTGATCCCAGTTGTCAGAATACGTGATAACATTAAGTTGAATCCTAATGAGTATCGGCTGAAGATTAAAGGAAGCGTCATGGCAAAGGGCGAATTGCTCCTTAATCATTTCTTGGCCATGAGTCCAGGGATGGAGGATGATTCAATAGAAGGAATCGATACGATAGAACCATCCTTCGGTTTACCAGCCAAATGGATCACGGATGAAATGAAAGAACATGCGGAGATGATGGGTTATACGGTAGTAGACCCGCCAAGTGTAGTATCCACTCATTTGACGGAAGTCATAAAGGCCAATGCGCAGGAATTATTGGGCAGGCAGGAAACGAAACAATTGATCGATCATCTTCACGAATCGGCACCTATACTGGTGGAGGAAGTCACTCCGAATCCTTTGTCTATAGGAGATGTACAAAAGGTATTGGCAAAATTATTGAAGGAAAAAGTTTCAATAAGGAACTTACCGGTCATTTTCGAAACACTTGCTGATTATGGCAAGTTATCGACTGACACAGATTTGCTTACTGAGTATGTAAGGCAGAATTTAGCCAGACAAATAACGGATTCTTTTATTACGGATGAAAATAGAATAAAAGTCATAACATTATCGGGGAAAGTGGAGAAGACCATCGCGGATGCTGTACAGCAAACCGAACATGGTAATTTTTTATCATTGGATCCAACTCTATCGCAATCCATATTGGAGGCAATTGCAGCCAAACTGGAAGAGCTGACGTTAATGGATCACCAACCGATCTTACTATGCTCTCCTGCGGTAAGGATGTATGCCAGGCAATTAACTGAACGTTATTTTCCAAATGTACCGATTCTTTCATACAATGAACTAGAATCGAATGTAGAAGTACAAAGTGTAGGGGTGGTGAATATCGATTGA
- the flhF gene encoding flagellar biosynthesis protein FlhF: MKVKKYLAPSMNEAMKRIRGELGSDAVILSSKAVYNGGFLGLFKKRSIEVIAAIDPVSQPIETIVKQKLKKLPSKPKMASHINEGNKESADLLKEIEGLKDMIKSIQIYSPDREYPGKLQEIHDYLMEQEVDISLRSQIMDVLLEKWFVYKQQSTDEEIQVWLEEAMFDILEKVENGKPGLQKKYINIVGPTGVGKTTTLAKVAAETMLKHDKKVAFITTDTYRIAAIDQLKTYAKILNVPIEVAYNLEDFKRATERFSHYDYVFIDTVGRNFRNPQYVKDLNEIIHFTDEMETYLVLSLTSKQKDMEDIYRQFATIPIKQVIFTKADETSTFGAIFNFIHSHKVGAAYITDGQNVPDDMEIATSSQLLKMAFGAKKYERSS, from the coding sequence TTGAAGGTAAAAAAATATTTGGCACCATCAATGAACGAGGCGATGAAGCGAATAAGGGGGGAACTAGGCAGTGATGCGGTCATCTTAAGTTCAAAGGCTGTGTATAATGGCGGTTTCCTAGGATTATTCAAAAAGAGGAGTATTGAAGTCATAGCAGCCATAGATCCGGTTTCCCAGCCTATCGAAACGATAGTGAAACAGAAATTGAAGAAGTTGCCATCGAAGCCGAAAATGGCAAGTCATATTAATGAGGGCAATAAGGAAAGTGCCGATTTATTAAAAGAAATAGAAGGTTTGAAAGATATGATCAAGAGTATACAAATTTATTCACCTGATAGAGAATATCCGGGGAAACTGCAGGAAATCCACGATTACCTAATGGAGCAAGAAGTAGATATATCACTTCGGTCGCAAATCATGGATGTACTACTTGAGAAATGGTTCGTTTACAAACAACAATCAACGGATGAAGAGATTCAAGTTTGGTTGGAGGAAGCCATGTTCGATATTTTGGAAAAGGTTGAAAACGGAAAACCCGGGCTCCAAAAAAAATATATTAATATTGTTGGTCCAACAGGTGTGGGAAAGACAACGACCTTAGCAAAAGTAGCTGCGGAAACCATGTTGAAGCATGATAAGAAGGTGGCATTCATTACGACGGATACTTACAGGATTGCTGCAATAGATCAGCTTAAGACATATGCGAAGATTTTGAACGTTCCGATCGAAGTCGCTTATAATTTGGAGGATTTCAAAAGGGCGACTGAACGTTTCTCCCATTATGATTATGTTTTTATAGATACGGTCGGGAGGAATTTCCGTAACCCGCAATACGTCAAGGATCTTAATGAAATTATTCATTTTACAGATGAGATGGAAACCTATTTAGTGTTGTCATTAACCTCAAAACAAAAGGATATGGAAGATATTTATCGACAGTTTGCTACCATACCGATTAAACAGGTCATTTTTACAAAAGCGGACGAAACCTCCACTTTTGGGGCGATATTCAATTTTATACACTCTCATAAAGTAGGAGCCGCTTATATAACAGATGGACAGAATGTGCCAGACGATATGGAAATAGCTACATCATCACAGCTATTGAAAATGGCTTTTGGGGCTAAAAAATATGAAAGATCAAGCTGA
- a CDS encoding MinD/ParA family protein, with translation MKDQAENLRRKLEARHNQSMARTIAVLSGKGGVGKSNFSLNFSIALSQRGKKVLLFDMDIGMGNIDILIGEHSPYSIIDFFENDCSLKDIITVGPGNISIINGGTGLTNLFSLDEDKYTRFNEDLSLLLANYDYILFDMGAGITQDSMKFMLCVDELVVITTPEPTSIMDAYSAMKFINSVNKEVPLFLVCNRVFTSKDGKEAIKRLQNALVKFLGLETVALGYLPNDGIVSKSVTKQMPFILFDSEADVSKAIMDIASRYANHSFGGELTLQRSHFLRNMKRYFLGK, from the coding sequence ATGAAAGATCAAGCTGAGAACTTACGAAGAAAATTGGAAGCCCGCCATAATCAATCAATGGCCAGGACGATTGCCGTTTTAAGCGGTAAAGGAGGAGTGGGAAAATCAAACTTTTCCTTGAATTTTTCCATTGCCTTATCCCAGAGGGGGAAAAAGGTCCTGTTGTTCGACATGGATATTGGTATGGGGAATATTGATATTTTGATTGGGGAACACTCCCCCTACAGTATTATTGATTTCTTTGAAAATGATTGTAGTTTAAAAGATATCATCACAGTAGGACCGGGGAATATTTCAATCATTAACGGCGGAACGGGACTGACGAATCTCTTTTCACTTGATGAAGATAAGTATACCCGTTTTAATGAAGATTTAAGTTTATTGTTGGCGAACTACGATTATATTTTATTTGACATGGGAGCAGGTATTACTCAGGATTCTATGAAATTCATGTTATGTGTGGATGAATTAGTCGTTATCACGACGCCTGAACCTACTTCTATCATGGATGCATACTCCGCAATGAAATTTATTAATTCAGTAAATAAAGAGGTTCCGTTGTTCCTTGTTTGCAATAGGGTTTTCACGAGTAAGGACGGCAAAGAAGCGATTAAGCGGCTCCAAAATGCACTAGTGAAATTTTTGGGTCTGGAAACAGTTGCTCTAGGGTACTTACCAAACGATGGAATAGTATCAAAATCTGTTACCAAACAAATGCCCTTCATTCTTTTCGATTCTGAAGCAGATGTTTCCAAAGCTATTATGGACATTGCGTCGAGATATGCAAATCATTCATTTGGGGGAGAATTGACTTTGCAAAGAAGCCATTTCCTCCGAAATATGAAGAGATATTTTCTTGGAAAGTAG
- a CDS encoding protein-glutamate methylesterase/protein-glutamine glutaminase translates to MDIVKVLIVDDSAFMRKLISEFLTEDSRVEVIGTARNGRDALDKIKALKPDVVTLDVEMPVMDGLEALNRIMNECPTAVVMLSSTTKEGTENTLAAMDSGAFDFMAKPTGAISLDLHKIKTELLEKVMAASRANVHKLQKNALNMEISPSFWEKYSKIDSIVSIKKEKNNKTWSYRNRKIIVIGTSTGGPKALQTVLTELPLDIDASILIVQHMPPGFTKSLATRLNSLCKIKVKEAEEGELIQKGVAYIAPGGFHLKVKKVGMSLAVLLDQSELRNGHRPSVDVLFESVSEMKDLAKIAVIMTGMGMDGAAGLIKLKQRGPLKAIAESQETAIIFGMPKAAIKTNLIDCIEDVEKIAKTIISFC, encoded by the coding sequence ATGGATATCGTAAAAGTGCTGATAGTGGATGATTCTGCGTTTATGAGAAAGTTAATTTCAGAGTTTTTAACAGAAGATAGCAGAGTTGAAGTCATCGGGACTGCCAGGAATGGAAGAGATGCTTTAGATAAAATAAAGGCTTTAAAACCCGATGTCGTGACTTTGGATGTAGAAATGCCGGTTATGGACGGATTGGAAGCATTAAACCGGATCATGAATGAATGTCCAACCGCTGTAGTCATGTTATCGAGCACAACGAAAGAAGGAACGGAAAATACATTAGCTGCCATGGACAGTGGAGCTTTTGACTTTATGGCTAAACCAACAGGTGCCATTTCATTGGATTTACATAAAATTAAGACAGAACTCCTTGAAAAAGTTATGGCTGCCAGCAGGGCAAATGTTCACAAACTACAAAAAAATGCGTTGAATATGGAGATAAGCCCATCATTTTGGGAAAAATATAGTAAAATAGATTCAATAGTATCGATAAAAAAAGAAAAAAATAATAAAACATGGTCCTATAGGAACAGGAAGATAATAGTCATTGGTACATCTACTGGAGGTCCAAAAGCGCTTCAGACCGTCTTGACAGAACTCCCACTAGATATTGATGCGTCCATACTCATTGTCCAGCACATGCCCCCCGGTTTTACAAAATCTTTGGCAACACGCCTGAATTCATTATGCAAGATTAAAGTGAAGGAAGCAGAAGAGGGTGAACTGATACAAAAAGGTGTCGCCTACATCGCACCTGGAGGTTTTCACTTAAAAGTGAAAAAAGTCGGAATGAGCTTGGCAGTCCTTTTGGATCAATCCGAATTGCGAAATGGACATCGGCCGTCGGTTGATGTGCTATTTGAATCGGTAAGTGAAATGAAGGATCTTGCGAAAATAGCCGTTATCATGACCGGGATGGGCATGGATGGGGCGGCAGGGCTTATTAAGCTGAAGCAAAGGGGTCCTTTAAAAGCTATAGCCGAATCACAGGAGACAGCAATCATTTTTGGTATGCCGAAAGCGGCAATCAAAACCAATTTAATAGATTGCATAGAGGATGTAGAAAAAATAGCTAAAACGATAATAAGCTTTTGTTAA
- a CDS encoding chemotaxis protein CheA: MDMNQYLEVFIEESKEHLQTCSEQLLVLEKNPEDLSIVNEIFRSAHTLKGMSATMGYEDLANLTHKMENVLDAIRNSQIILTPELFDVIFLAVDDLEGMVMSIAEGGDGKRDVKRVVHQLELIGKGESLVSSSSAEIAAASVVLEKEKMTAGQYDEFEWTVLQQSKDQGFNSFEISIALREDCLLKAARVFMVFEVLEKSGEIIKSHPPVEVLEEEQFDQQFTVTMVSKESSEEIKKKIMKVSEVGHVVINDIDLEGLGHTANAKEDKVAEVQEQETTNAKLPTDNNKKKKQASFKPASSKTIRVNIERLDILMNLFEELVIDRGRLDQISSDLDNQELHETVERMSRITSDLQTIVLNMRMVPVETVFNRFPKMVRQLARDLNKKVDLEIIGAETELDRTVIDEIGDPLVHLLRNAMDHGVEKPEERLAKGKNEEGKILLKAYHSGNHVFIEIDDDGAGINKERVLNKALSNGILTKETAATLTEKQIYELIFASGFSTAETISDVSGRGVGLDVVKNTIESLGGSVTIDSRENEGSIFLIQLPLTLSIISVMLVAIQNEKYAIPLSSIIETAIIKKEDIMNAHDQQVIDFRGKVLPLLFLKDIFEVPISQEEVEFLSVVIVRKGDKLAGLVVDSFIGQLEIVLKSLGNYLTSAFAISGATILGDGQVALIIDCNTLIH, from the coding sequence ATGGATATGAACCAGTATCTAGAGGTATTTATAGAGGAAAGTAAAGAACATCTTCAAACGTGCAGCGAACAGTTGCTGGTACTCGAAAAGAACCCGGAAGACCTCTCGATTGTGAACGAAATCTTTCGTTCAGCCCATACCCTAAAAGGGATGTCGGCAACTATGGGATATGAGGACTTAGCTAATTTAACTCATAAAATGGAGAATGTTTTGGATGCGATCCGAAACAGTCAAATCATCCTTACACCTGAATTGTTTGATGTGATATTTTTAGCGGTTGATGATTTAGAAGGCATGGTCATGTCCATTGCTGAAGGTGGAGATGGAAAGAGAGATGTGAAGAGGGTTGTTCACCAGCTGGAGTTGATTGGAAAAGGAGAGTCGCTGGTTTCTTCATCCAGTGCAGAGATTGCAGCAGCTTCTGTCGTTCTTGAAAAGGAGAAAATGACTGCGGGACAGTATGATGAATTTGAATGGACAGTGCTTCAGCAGTCCAAAGATCAAGGCTTCAACAGCTTTGAAATTTCGATAGCTTTGCGTGAAGACTGTCTTTTAAAAGCTGCCCGGGTATTTATGGTATTTGAGGTGCTTGAAAAATCAGGTGAAATAATCAAGTCACACCCACCTGTTGAAGTTTTGGAAGAAGAGCAGTTCGATCAGCAATTTACAGTCACGATGGTATCAAAAGAATCGAGTGAAGAGATAAAGAAAAAAATCATGAAGGTTTCAGAAGTGGGTCACGTTGTTATAAATGACATTGATCTTGAAGGCTTGGGACATACCGCCAATGCTAAAGAGGATAAAGTTGCTGAAGTTCAGGAACAAGAGACAACCAATGCAAAGCTCCCAACTGATAATAATAAGAAGAAAAAACAGGCATCCTTTAAGCCGGCATCAAGCAAGACCATTCGGGTGAACATTGAGCGGCTTGATATATTAATGAATTTATTCGAGGAACTTGTAATCGATAGAGGCAGGCTTGATCAAATTTCTAGTGATTTGGATAATCAAGAATTGCATGAAACAGTTGAAAGAATGTCCCGTATAACAAGTGATTTACAAACAATCGTATTGAATATGCGGATGGTTCCCGTGGAAACGGTATTCAATCGTTTTCCTAAAATGGTTCGTCAATTAGCAAGGGATTTAAACAAGAAAGTCGATTTGGAAATCATCGGAGCTGAAACGGAACTTGATCGTACAGTCATTGATGAAATCGGTGATCCTCTCGTCCATTTATTAAGAAACGCTATGGACCATGGAGTTGAAAAGCCTGAAGAACGGTTGGCGAAAGGGAAGAATGAAGAAGGTAAAATCCTATTAAAAGCATATCACAGCGGCAATCATGTCTTCATTGAAATCGATGATGATGGTGCAGGCATCAATAAAGAGCGAGTCTTGAACAAGGCGCTTTCCAATGGGATATTAACTAAGGAAACTGCTGCCACTCTAACGGAGAAGCAAATCTATGAATTGATATTCGCTTCTGGTTTCTCAACAGCGGAAACCATTTCGGATGTATCGGGGCGTGGTGTGGGTCTGGATGTAGTTAAAAATACTATTGAGTCTCTCGGTGGATCCGTCACGATTGATTCCAGGGAGAACGAAGGGTCCATTTTCCTTATTCAGCTTCCACTTACATTGTCTATTATTTCTGTTATGCTGGTTGCAATCCAAAACGAAAAATATGCCATACCGCTTTCATCCATTATAGAAACAGCGATCATAAAAAAAGAAGATATCATGAATGCCCATGATCAACAAGTTATTGACTTCAGGGGGAAGGTGCTGCCACTTCTGTTCCTGAAAGATATTTTTGAAGTGCCTATCAGTCAGGAAGAAGTAGAGTTTCTCTCTGTGGTCATTGTAAGAAAAGGAGATAAATTAGCTGGGTTAGTCGTTGATTCATTTATAGGGCAGCTGGAAATTGTATTGAAATCACTGGGGAATTATTTAACAAGTGCATTTGCAATATCGGGGGCAACGATTCTTGGAGATGGACAAGTTGCTTTAATCATAGATTGCAACACATTGATTCATTGA
- a CDS encoding chemotaxis protein CheW, which produces MSQDMKVIVFQIKDKEYAIPVEKVKGIEKLLHITRVPKAVQFVKGVINLRGVITPIIDLRVRFGFEEVAYDESTRIIIVILDDMEVGLIVDSANDVLDIPVDSFEPQPEVVGHLASEYISGVAKIEKRLLVLINLEKALSLEVTGNMLKEG; this is translated from the coding sequence ATGTCGCAGGATATGAAAGTAATCGTTTTTCAAATTAAGGATAAAGAATATGCCATTCCGGTGGAAAAGGTCAAAGGTATCGAAAAGCTTCTGCATATTACCAGAGTTCCAAAGGCTGTTCAGTTTGTTAAGGGAGTCATAAATTTAAGGGGTGTTATCACTCCAATCATTGATTTACGGGTACGTTTTGGTTTCGAAGAGGTGGCTTATGATGAATCAACAAGGATCATCATCGTCATTTTGGATGATATGGAAGTTGGGTTGATAGTGGACTCTGCCAATGATGTTTTGGATATTCCGGTGGATAGTTTCGAGCCGCAGCCTGAAGTTGTGGGACATTTAGCTTCAGAATACATAAGCGGAGTGGCTAAAATTGAAAAGCGTCTGCTCGTCCTGATTAATTTGGAAAAGGCTTTAAGTCTAGAAGTGACTGGAAATATGTTAAAAGAAGGATAA
- a CDS encoding chemotaxis protein CheC yields the protein MSFIEKINPLQLDILREIGNIGAGNAATALSAILNRKIDMNVPNARVVSFDEMMEMAGGADHVVASVFLRIEGDASGSMFFILSLQVAEYLIRQMTGDGTYLIDSTPYTELALSCLQELGNILSGSYLSSLSDFTRLNICPSVPSLSIDMVGATISYGLLELSQVSDAAIVIDTVLEKDQHFAESIDGHFFLLPDPGFFDTIFSALGVSLND from the coding sequence ATGTCGTTCATTGAGAAAATCAATCCTCTTCAACTCGATATTTTGAGGGAAATTGGCAATATAGGTGCAGGCAACGCAGCAACGGCTCTTTCTGCCATCCTTAATAGGAAAATTGATATGAATGTTCCAAATGCTCGGGTCGTTTCCTTTGATGAAATGATGGAAATGGCTGGCGGGGCCGATCACGTCGTTGCCAGCGTTTTCCTTAGAATAGAAGGAGATGCTTCCGGGAGTATGTTTTTTATCCTTTCGCTTCAAGTAGCTGAATACTTGATTCGTCAAATGACTGGTGATGGAACCTATTTGATAGATTCCACACCCTATACCGAATTGGCACTCTCCTGCCTTCAGGAATTAGGGAATATTTTATCTGGATCCTATCTTTCTTCACTTTCCGATTTCACTCGATTGAATATCTGTCCATCCGTACCGTCATTGAGCATTGATATGGTAGGGGCCACAATCAGTTATGGTTTATTGGAATTATCTCAAGTAAGTGACGCAGCCATTGTCATTGATACTGTACTTGAAAAAGATCAGCATTTTGCTGAATCCATTGACGGTCATTTCTTTCTTTTACCTGATCCAGGATTTTTTGATACCATTTTTTCCGCTTTAGGAGTGTCACTTAATGACTGA
- a CDS encoding chemotaxis protein CheD translates to MTELIKVKVVKVGIADMNIIKPPYSIRTSGLGSCVGVVVYDQKKGIAGLAHIMLPDSSLAKSGQINAAKFADTAIKELVQLLVNGGARIRFLKAKLAGGAQMFQFASGGDSMRIGPRNVDAVRKELSDLRIQVVAEDIGGNSGRTIEFNLNDCLLNIRTANKGTKNI, encoded by the coding sequence ATGACTGAATTGATAAAGGTCAAGGTTGTGAAGGTTGGAATAGCGGATATGAATATTATAAAACCTCCATATTCGATTCGCACTTCAGGGTTGGGGTCATGTGTTGGTGTTGTGGTATATGACCAAAAAAAGGGGATTGCCGGTTTGGCTCACATCATGCTGCCTGACTCTTCACTCGCTAAATCAGGACAGATCAACGCTGCCAAATTTGCTGATACGGCGATAAAGGAATTAGTGCAGCTTTTAGTAAATGGAGGAGCAAGAATTCGATTCCTAAAAGCGAAGTTGGCTGGTGGTGCGCAAATGTTTCAATTTGCTTCAGGAGGAGATTCAATGAGAATAGGACCCCGAAATGTGGATGCTGTCCGGAAAGAGTTATCTGACTTGCGCATTCAAGTCGTTGCAGAAGATATAGGCGGTAATAGCGGGAGAACGATCGAGTTCAATTTGAACGATTGTTTACTGAATATACGGACCGCTAATAAAGGGACAAAAAACATATAG
- a CDS encoding FliA/WhiG family RNA polymerase sigma factor, with the protein MSRLTIEEEQIYWKNWVDYKDPQAGDILVKKYTPLVSYHVQRISVSLPKNVSRDDIRSLGMMGLFDALARFDTKRDLKFDTYASFRIRGAILDGLRKEDWLPRSARDKAKKIESAIEKLEQRYMRNLSPNEIAAELNIPEDEVYAALNGNFFANVLSMDENPQEQDDKESTNFHIKDEKADLPEEHVLREELYVELAKAIETLNEKEQLVLQLFYKEELTLTEIGQVMGLSTSRISQIHSKAIYKLRNSMQN; encoded by the coding sequence ATGTCTCGTCTGACCATCGAAGAAGAGCAGATATATTGGAAAAATTGGGTTGATTACAAGGATCCGCAAGCCGGGGACATTTTAGTTAAGAAATACACCCCTCTCGTATCGTATCATGTTCAACGCATTTCAGTAAGCCTTCCTAAAAATGTGAGCCGCGATGATATAAGGAGTTTAGGGATGATGGGATTATTCGATGCCCTGGCACGTTTTGATACGAAGCGTGACCTGAAATTTGATACATATGCTTCATTTAGAATTCGTGGTGCTATTTTAGATGGATTAAGAAAAGAGGATTGGCTTCCACGGAGTGCAAGAGATAAAGCCAAGAAAATTGAATCTGCAATAGAAAAGCTAGAACAGCGATATATGAGAAACCTTTCTCCAAACGAGATTGCTGCCGAATTGAATATTCCGGAAGATGAAGTATATGCTGCGTTAAATGGGAATTTCTTTGCCAATGTACTTTCGATGGATGAAAATCCCCAAGAACAAGACGACAAAGAAAGCACGAATTTTCATATTAAAGATGAAAAGGCGGATTTACCTGAGGAACATGTTTTAAGGGAAGAACTGTATGTGGAATTAGCCAAAGCCATAGAAACGCTTAATGAAAAAGAACAGTTGGTTTTACAACTTTTTTATAAAGAAGAACTGACATTAACCGAAATCGGACAAGTGATGGGCCTATCTACGTCTCGGATATCCCAGATTCACTCGAAAGCGATATATAAATTAAGAAACTCGATGCAAAATTAA
- the rpsB gene encoding 30S ribosomal protein S2, which produces MSVISMKQLLEAGVHFGHQTRRWNPKMKKYIFTERNGIYIIDLQKTVKKVEEAYNFVKELAANGGTVLFVGTKKQAQESVKEEAIRSGMYYVNQRWLGGTLTNFETIQKRITRLKDIEKMEANGTFEVLPKKEVIQLKKEWDRLEKFLGGIKDMKTLPDAIFVIDPRKERIAVAEAHKLHIPLVGIVDTNCDPDEIDVVIPANDDAIRAVKLLTGKMADAILEAKQGEETATETTTA; this is translated from the coding sequence ATGTCAGTCATTTCTATGAAACAATTGCTTGAAGCTGGTGTGCATTTCGGACACCAAACACGTCGCTGGAACCCGAAAATGAAGAAATATATCTTCACTGAGCGTAACGGCATCTACATCATCGACCTTCAAAAAACAGTTAAAAAGGTTGAAGAAGCTTATAACTTCGTGAAAGAACTAGCTGCTAACGGTGGAACTGTTCTTTTCGTTGGTACTAAAAAACAAGCTCAAGAATCTGTTAAAGAAGAAGCAATCCGTTCTGGTATGTACTATGTAAACCAACGTTGGTTAGGTGGAACTTTAACAAACTTTGAAACAATCCAAAAACGTATTACTCGTCTTAAAGATATCGAAAAAATGGAAGCAAACGGAACTTTCGAAGTCCTTCCTAAAAAAGAAGTTATCCAACTTAAAAAAGAATGGGATCGCTTAGAAAAATTCTTAGGCGGAATTAAAGATATGAAGACTCTTCCAGATGCGATCTTCGTTATCGACCCTCGCAAAGAGCGTATTGCTGTTGCGGAAGCACACAAATTACACATTCCACTTGTAGGTATCGTTGATACAAACTGTGATCCGGATGAAATCGATGTAGTTATTCCTGCGAATGACGATGCAATCCGTGCTGTTAAATTATTAACAGGTAAAATGGCAGATGCTATCTTAGAAGCTAAACAAGGCGAAGAAACAGCAACTGAAACAACTACTGCTTAA